The following proteins come from a genomic window of Achromobacter sp. AONIH1:
- the hdeD-GI gene encoding heat resistance membrane protein HdeD-GI, whose translation MNTDTIANSNADDPTKALCSLSQNWWLFVLRGVLALIFAALAFWMPQSALLAMTIMFGAFSLVNGAFNLVAAVRHIQKKERWGWLLFSGIVGILTGVVVLVAPWVATIVLASFLWASVGFWAIFTGVLEISAAVRLRQEIKGEIWLAFSGLLSIVLGAIVLWIFFSRPVESFLAAGWLLGFYAAVYGVTLLFLSWRLRKTRQG comes from the coding sequence ATGAACACAGACACCATCGCTAATTCCAATGCGGATGACCCCACCAAAGCACTGTGTTCGCTGAGCCAAAATTGGTGGCTTTTTGTGCTGCGCGGTGTCTTGGCATTGATTTTTGCAGCCCTTGCGTTCTGGATGCCACAATCGGCTCTGTTGGCCATGACCATCATGTTCGGCGCATTTTCCTTGGTCAATGGCGCTTTCAACTTGGTTGCAGCGGTGCGCCATATCCAGAAAAAAGAGCGCTGGGGCTGGCTGCTGTTCAGCGGCATTGTCGGCATACTTACCGGCGTCGTCGTCCTGGTTGCTCCTTGGGTCGCCACGATAGTCTTGGCTTCTTTTTTATGGGCTAGCGTGGGCTTCTGGGCGATTTTCACCGGTGTGCTGGAGATATCCGCCGCCGTTCGGCTGCGTCAAGAAATCAAGGGTGAAATTTGGCTTGCCTTCAGTGGACTGCTCTCGATTGTCCTTGGCGCTATCGTCTTGTGGATATTTTTTTCCCGTCCGGTCGAGTCATTCCTGGCCGCAGGCTGGCTGTTGGGCTTCTATGCGGCAGTCTATGGTGTCACGCTTTTGTTCTTGAGTTGGCGTCTTCGCAAAACGCGCCAGGGATAA
- a CDS encoding LysR family transcriptional regulator, producing the protein MELRLLRYFVAVAEELHFARAAERLGVEQSPVSRAMRNLEATLGVQLFDRSAHQTRLTWAGQVFLGECRRVLATVEQAVSAAKAAAQGYQGYLRIAICDSLAQPHIATLLARSREEEPELEIRVFELPFAQQLKGLHNDLLDIGFALSDAVSEGLVAEPVWTDPLSVIVPVRHPLLAHAEVPLDEALKFPLVLCHPDAGSGCHHQIQAVLQGASKPLKLVDQVTSLGVMLTLVGAGYGLGFAIASQVQTLNRPDITVRPLAGTPPMLSTYLLRRSAEPSEPMKRFLQRAREEFLPKGDEPAS; encoded by the coding sequence TTGGAACTCAGACTACTGCGCTATTTCGTTGCGGTCGCGGAAGAACTGCATTTCGCGCGAGCGGCCGAGCGCCTTGGCGTAGAACAATCGCCTGTGTCGCGCGCAATGCGCAATCTCGAAGCCACGCTCGGCGTGCAGTTGTTCGACCGCAGCGCGCACCAGACGCGACTGACCTGGGCCGGTCAAGTGTTCCTCGGTGAGTGCCGGCGTGTGCTGGCCACCGTGGAGCAGGCGGTGAGTGCCGCAAAGGCGGCGGCGCAGGGCTATCAGGGTTATCTGCGCATCGCCATCTGCGACAGCTTGGCGCAGCCCCACATTGCCACCTTGCTGGCGCGCAGCCGCGAGGAAGAGCCCGAACTGGAGATTCGCGTCTTCGAGCTGCCTTTCGCGCAGCAGCTCAAGGGCCTGCACAACGATCTGCTGGACATCGGCTTTGCGCTGTCGGACGCGGTGAGCGAAGGCCTTGTCGCCGAGCCCGTGTGGACCGATCCTCTGTCGGTGATCGTGCCCGTGCGCCACCCCTTGTTGGCGCACGCGGAAGTGCCATTGGATGAAGCCTTGAAGTTTCCGTTGGTACTGTGCCATCCGGACGCGGGATCGGGCTGCCACCACCAGATCCAGGCGGTGCTTCAAGGTGCGTCCAAGCCGCTCAAGCTGGTAGATCAGGTGACGAGCCTAGGCGTGATGCTGACTCTGGTCGGTGCCGGTTATGGCCTAGGTTTCGCCATTGCCTCGCAGGTGCAGACCCTGAACCGCCCCGACATAACCGTTCGCCCCTTGGCCGGCACGCCGCCCATGCTGTCTACCTACCTGCTGCGCCGCAGCGCCGAACCCTCTGAGCCCATGAAGCGGTTTCTGCAGCGCGCCCGCGAGGAGTTCCTGCCAAAGGGAGATGAACCGGCCTCGTGA
- a CDS encoding zinc metalloprotease HtpX translates to MTRHHPSDPRTALLQHRWLNRLQTGLLVLTLVGIAAAAGSLLFGESGLWLALFAVAGTLLLEPAAASALTLRLYRARALHPHEAPEIWAMLRELSVRAGLPATPVPHYVPSAVVNAFATGSKQEASIALTDGLLRRLSPRELAGVLAHEIAHIANEDLRVMGLADSVSRLTSLLALMGQIAILLSLPALLVGAAEVYWPGLLLLAASPQLALLAQLGLSRVREFDADRLAAELTGDPKGLASALAIIERVSRSWRAWLWPGWGNPKPSWLRTHPATQERISRLLTLAPRPASALPFHEIHFLPESAVTPRPPRWRPSGLWR, encoded by the coding sequence ATGACCCGTCATCATCCCAGTGATCCGCGCACGGCGCTGTTGCAACACCGCTGGCTCAACCGCCTGCAGACCGGGCTGTTGGTCCTGACCCTGGTCGGGATCGCAGCCGCCGCAGGAAGCCTGCTGTTCGGGGAAAGCGGCCTGTGGCTCGCGCTGTTTGCCGTTGCAGGCACGCTGCTGCTGGAGCCGGCAGCCGCGTCGGCGCTGACCCTGCGCCTGTATCGCGCGCGGGCACTGCACCCGCACGAAGCCCCCGAGATTTGGGCCATGTTGCGCGAACTGTCCGTCCGTGCCGGTTTGCCCGCAACGCCGGTGCCGCACTACGTGCCCAGTGCCGTCGTCAACGCCTTCGCCACCGGATCGAAGCAGGAGGCATCGATCGCCCTCACCGATGGCCTGCTGCGCCGCCTGAGCCCACGCGAGCTGGCGGGTGTGCTCGCGCACGAGATCGCGCACATCGCCAATGAGGATCTGCGCGTCATGGGGCTGGCGGATTCCGTCAGTCGCCTCACGAGCCTACTGGCCCTTATGGGACAGATCGCGATCCTGCTGAGCCTGCCTGCGCTGCTGGTTGGCGCGGCGGAGGTCTATTGGCCTGGTCTATTGTTATTGGCCGCATCGCCCCAGCTGGCCCTGCTCGCACAGCTCGGCTTGTCTCGCGTGCGTGAGTTCGACGCTGACCGCCTCGCGGCGGAACTGACGGGCGACCCGAAGGGGCTTGCGTCTGCGCTGGCGATAATCGAGCGGGTCAGCCGCTCCTGGCGTGCCTGGCTGTGGCCGGGATGGGGCAATCCCAAGCCCTCCTGGTTGCGCACGCATCCGGCAACGCAAGAGCGCATCTCACGCCTGCTGACGTTGGCGCCCAGGCCAGCATCAGCGTTGCCGTTTCACGAGATCCATTTCTTGCCGGAATCCGCTGTGACGCCGCGCCCGCCGCGCTGGCGCCCGAGCGGGCTATGGCGCTGA
- the yfdX2 gene encoding heat resistance protein YfdX2, with amino-acid sequence MNEQTSNPNATNKEINEQAAVSSLPVSPQAKPEVVTEVQPEVQKETDSQAADKRKQVLDEAVSALSLTKSALAALDGKDAARALATLAEVTGKLELIVAREPTLALAPVDVRTIVHDLFANTQTIEAMTDEALDALKHGEVQQARHVLALLASEIVIAVTNIPLASYPAAVKAVVPLIDQGKIEEAKAALQSALSTLVEERSVLPLPVLRAKLLLKRAETLVEDGQRSEASNERLETLLNEARQQLEMAELLGYGKKKDFEPLYAELKKVKQKTAGGGGGKGWLDEIKAKLSKLF; translated from the coding sequence ATGAATGAGCAAACATCGAATCCCAATGCGACGAACAAAGAAATAAACGAACAGGCCGCGGTAAGCAGCCTTCCTGTCAGTCCACAGGCCAAGCCTGAAGTCGTCACGGAGGTACAGCCTGAGGTTCAGAAGGAAACGGACTCGCAGGCGGCAGACAAACGTAAACAAGTCCTCGATGAGGCAGTCTCGGCCTTGTCGCTGACCAAATCAGCGCTGGCCGCACTTGACGGCAAGGACGCTGCACGCGCATTGGCAACGCTGGCCGAAGTGACGGGAAAGCTGGAGCTGATCGTTGCGCGCGAACCCACGCTCGCCCTGGCCCCCGTTGATGTGCGCACCATCGTGCACGACTTGTTCGCCAACACGCAAACCATTGAGGCGATGACCGACGAGGCGCTGGATGCCCTCAAACATGGCGAGGTGCAACAGGCACGTCACGTGCTGGCTTTGCTGGCCAGTGAAATCGTGATCGCGGTCACCAACATCCCTCTGGCGTCCTATCCCGCAGCCGTGAAGGCAGTCGTGCCGCTGATCGATCAGGGCAAGATCGAAGAAGCCAAAGCCGCGCTGCAGTCAGCGCTCAGCACGCTGGTCGAGGAGCGCAGCGTGCTTCCGCTGCCCGTCCTGCGTGCGAAGCTGCTCCTGAAGCGCGCCGAGACCTTGGTAGAAGATGGTCAGCGGAGCGAAGCGTCCAATGAGCGCCTGGAGACATTATTGAACGAAGCGCGGCAGCAGTTGGAAATGGCAGAACTGCTGGGCTATGGAAAGAAGAAGGACTTTGAGCCCCTGTATGCTGAACTCAAGAAAGTCAAGCAAAAGACGGCTGGGGGAGGCGGCGGAAAAGGCTGGCTCGATGAAATCAAGGCAAAACTGTCCAAGTTGTTCTGA
- a CDS encoding helix-turn-helix domain-containing protein: protein MIFLSIIENMPRKPPVVFPQEQRLLSELGERLRLARKRRKLSSAVVAQRAGISRTTVYKVEAGAPGATLGTYVRVLAVLGLEGDLNLLAADDRIGRKLQDLALEPSPDARRRKVASPSSARNREGSE from the coding sequence TTGATTTTTTTGTCCATAATAGAAAACATGCCTCGCAAACCACCTGTTGTCTTTCCCCAAGAGCAGCGCCTGCTCTCCGAGCTGGGTGAACGGCTGCGTCTTGCGCGCAAGAGGCGCAAGCTGAGCAGCGCGGTAGTGGCACAACGTGCGGGGATTTCCAGGACCACCGTGTACAAGGTCGAGGCAGGCGCCCCGGGCGCGACCCTGGGCACCTATGTCAGGGTACTGGCTGTACTGGGCCTTGAAGGCGATCTCAATCTGCTGGCTGCCGACGACCGGATCGGGCGCAAATTGCAGGATCTGGCGTTGGAGCCATCACCCGATGCCAGGCGCCGAAAGGTCGCTAGCCCTTCGTCGGCCCGGAACCGCGAGGGGTCTGAATGA
- a CDS encoding S1C family serine protease, producing the protein MAYPDPYPRPAPDPFIRRWLFITACIAALMLLWQFLPAIEAWFSPREAAERTVTARGDLAADEKATIELFEKSRASVVYITTAQLVRDVWTRNVFSMPRGTGSGFIWDDAGHVVTNFHVIQGASEATVKLADGRDYQAALVGTSPAHDIAVLKIGVGFKRPPAVPVGTSADLKVGQKVFAIGNPFGLDWTLTTGIVSALDRSLPGEAGGPAIDHLIQTDAAINPGNSGGPLLDSAGRLIGINTAIYSPSGASAGIGFAVPVDTVMRVVPQLIKTGKYIRPALGIEVDEQLNQRLLALTGSKGVFVLRVTPGSAAHKAGLAGVEVTPQGIVPGDRIIDVDGKATDDVAKLLARLDDRKVGDVVVLSVERAGKSREVRVELQPGN; encoded by the coding sequence ATGGCCTACCCTGACCCGTATCCACGCCCCGCACCGGATCCCTTCATCCGGCGCTGGCTCTTCATCACCGCCTGCATTGCTGCGCTCATGCTGCTGTGGCAGTTCCTGCCCGCCATCGAGGCATGGTTCAGTCCGCGCGAGGCGGCAGAGCGCACCGTGACGGCGCGCGGCGACTTGGCGGCGGACGAAAAGGCCACCATCGAACTGTTCGAAAAATCACGCGCCTCGGTGGTCTACATCACCACCGCGCAGCTGGTGCGCGACGTCTGGACTCGCAATGTCTTTTCCATGCCGCGCGGCACCGGTTCGGGCTTTATCTGGGACGATGCCGGCCACGTCGTCACCAACTTCCACGTCATCCAGGGTGCTTCTGAAGCCACGGTCAAACTCGCCGATGGCCGCGACTACCAGGCCGCGCTGGTGGGGACGAGCCCAGCGCACGACATCGCCGTGCTCAAGATTGGCGTCGGTTTCAAGCGCCCGCCGGCCGTGCCGGTCGGCACCAGTGCCGACCTCAAGGTGGGTCAGAAGGTGTTCGCTATCGGCAACCCCTTCGGCCTGGACTGGACGCTCACCACCGGCATCGTCTCCGCGCTCGACCGCTCGTTACCCGGAGAAGCGGGCGGCCCGGCCATCGATCACCTGATCCAGACCGACGCCGCCATCAACCCTGGCAACTCCGGTGGGCCGCTGCTCGATTCGGCAGGAAGGCTCATCGGCATCAACACGGCGATCTATAGCCCCTCCGGCGCCTCGGCCGGGATTGGTTTCGCCGTGCCGGTGGACACCGTCATGCGCGTAGTCCCGCAACTCATCAAGACCGGTAAGTACATCCGTCCGGCGCTGGGCATTGAGGTGGACGAACAGCTCAATCAGCGTCTGCTTGCACTGACCGGAAGCAAGGGCGTGTTCGTGTTGCGTGTTACCCCTGGTTCGGCAGCGCACAAGGCCGGCCTCGCGGGTGTCGAAGTCACGCCGCAAGGCATCGTGCCGGGCGACCGCATCATCGATGTTGATGGCAAGGCGACGGACGATGTGGCCAAGCTGCTCGCGCGGCTAGACGACAGGAAGGTCGGCGATGTGGTGGTCTTGTCAGTGGAACGGGCCGGCAAATCGCGCGAGGTGCGTGTGGAGCTGCAACCCGGGAATTGA
- a CDS encoding type II toxin-antitoxin system HipA family toxin translates to MSKQQDSALEVWLDDDLGPPCLVGTLAHDRGQIRFHYERDWLKDPRAFALDPGLSLDEHPFFPKPELGNFGIFLDSSPDRWGQTLMKRREALLAKDEKRPPRTLYAWDFLVGVQDQTRQGALRFRRPGTETFLGDEKMAAPPVTTLRELEAVAYQLSNRRIDDLDALRRWLAVLVAPGASLGGARPKANFTEADSSLWIAKFPARDDDRDVGAWEYVAHQLARKAGVDVPPARLIRLGNDFHTFCVQRFDRTHGARRFYASAMTLLRKTQSEGTSYLELAQFIRAQGDAEHADADLAQLFRRVAFNVAIGNRDDHLRNHGFVLGKTGWRLAPAFDVNPNIDKAEHVLNIDDVDNRPNLQMVLGTAAFYGLGDGPARQVVEEVAAAVDVWQEAARRAGIAGADIALTAGAFVAHAEFRAVARRD, encoded by the coding sequence ATGAGCAAGCAGCAGGACAGCGCCCTGGAAGTCTGGCTGGACGATGACCTCGGCCCTCCATGTCTGGTCGGCACGCTGGCTCATGACCGTGGCCAGATCCGCTTTCACTACGAACGGGACTGGCTCAAAGACCCTCGCGCCTTTGCGCTGGACCCCGGCCTCTCCCTGGACGAGCACCCCTTCTTTCCGAAGCCGGAACTGGGCAACTTCGGGATCTTCCTGGACTCATCGCCTGACCGCTGGGGCCAAACGCTAATGAAGCGCCGTGAGGCATTGCTGGCCAAGGACGAGAAGCGGCCGCCCCGCACGCTCTACGCCTGGGACTTCCTGGTTGGTGTGCAGGACCAGACCCGCCAGGGCGCATTGCGCTTTCGTCGGCCGGGCACGGAAACCTTCCTTGGTGACGAGAAGATGGCGGCTCCGCCAGTGACGACCTTGCGCGAACTGGAAGCGGTGGCCTATCAGCTCAGCAACCGGCGCATCGACGACCTCGATGCCCTGCGCAGGTGGCTGGCGGTACTTGTCGCGCCGGGTGCCTCGTTGGGCGGGGCCAGGCCAAAGGCCAACTTCACCGAAGCCGACAGCTCGCTCTGGATCGCCAAGTTCCCCGCCCGTGATGACGACCGGGACGTTGGAGCCTGGGAGTACGTTGCTCATCAACTGGCCCGGAAGGCTGGCGTGGATGTGCCCCCCGCAAGACTGATCAGGCTGGGCAACGACTTCCACACCTTCTGCGTGCAAAGGTTCGATCGCACACATGGCGCCCGGCGCTTCTACGCCTCGGCGATGACGCTGCTGCGCAAGACGCAGAGCGAGGGCACGAGCTACCTGGAACTGGCGCAGTTCATCCGGGCCCAGGGCGATGCGGAACATGCAGACGCAGACCTGGCACAACTTTTCCGTCGCGTGGCATTCAACGTCGCGATCGGCAACCGAGACGATCACCTGCGCAACCACGGCTTCGTGCTTGGCAAGACAGGGTGGCGCCTCGCGCCAGCGTTTGACGTCAACCCGAACATCGACAAAGCGGAGCATGTCCTGAACATCGACGACGTCGACAATCGGCCGAATCTGCAGATGGTTCTCGGCACGGCGGCGTTCTACGGACTTGGCGACGGCCCTGCCCGGCAGGTGGTGGAGGAAGTGGCGGCAGCGGTCGATGTGTGGCAGGAAGCAGCGCGCAGGGCTGGTATTGCAGGGGCCGATATTGCTCTGACGGCGGGAGCTTTCGTGGCCCATGCAGAGTTTCGTGCAGTCGCACGTCGCGACTGA
- the kefB-GI gene encoding heat resistance system K+/H+ antiporter KefB-GI, translated as MQDLLGATLILLAACSLAAVATAAFRVPALLGYLAVGALLGPSVSGVVAPGEALDFLSELGVALLLFMVGLEFSLGHFWLSRKTVLAAGSLQMIAVATPLTLMLMWLGQPVQSAALLSTAAAMSSTALVSRQLADQGELTTRHGRSAIAVLVFQDLASVPLLALLAIWARGESPKVESMLLEVLGVLVLFAAAAVASRRLLHGLLGWVARRGHEESFVLVSLCVVVAAAAAAHAVGVSAALGAFLAGMVLGESDFRHHMESHLRPFRDVLSGVFFVTIGLQLDGAQILSAPLTVLAWLAVLVPVKIGLNTLALRATRLSALDAWRTGIALGHGGEFALLLLGMVLQQHLIPATVVQPMLVALVLSMALAPLLIRHHDVLARFLSRTGGVIQPPQAEEVEIAAQTARYRDHVIVCGAGELGLTVSEILRHAGVAHLLLEADAQKVEAARAAGAPVFHGDASRPDTLLAAGLTHAHMVVLTFAHAQQALRIAQAIAERRPALTLWVSCRSTTAADAFRAMPNVRVYQQSFAAAIGLAEQVMSTLGMSTELIEGHISAMRRRLDSSRFPGSSSS; from the coding sequence ATGCAGGACTTGCTCGGCGCCACCCTGATCCTGCTGGCGGCATGCAGCCTCGCGGCGGTGGCGACGGCGGCGTTCAGAGTACCCGCCTTGCTGGGTTACCTCGCCGTCGGCGCCTTGCTGGGCCCGTCGGTCAGCGGTGTAGTCGCGCCGGGAGAAGCGCTTGATTTTCTGTCCGAGCTGGGCGTGGCCCTGCTGCTGTTCATGGTTGGGCTGGAGTTCTCCCTCGGGCACTTCTGGCTTTCCCGTAAAACCGTATTGGCGGCCGGCAGCTTGCAGATGATCGCTGTCGCCACGCCACTGACCTTGATGTTGATGTGGCTGGGACAGCCAGTTCAGAGCGCTGCGTTGCTCAGCACTGCGGCGGCCATGTCTTCCACGGCGCTGGTCAGCCGGCAGTTGGCCGACCAGGGTGAACTCACCACACGCCATGGCCGCAGCGCCATCGCCGTGCTGGTCTTTCAGGATCTGGCCAGCGTGCCCCTGTTGGCCTTGCTGGCGATCTGGGCGCGCGGCGAGTCGCCGAAGGTCGAGAGCATGCTGCTCGAAGTGTTGGGCGTGCTGGTGTTGTTCGCAGCAGCGGCGGTTGCTTCGCGCCGTCTGTTGCATGGCCTGCTGGGCTGGGTGGCGCGGCGGGGCCACGAGGAATCGTTCGTGCTCGTCTCCTTGTGCGTGGTGGTGGCTGCCGCCGCCGCTGCGCACGCGGTCGGCGTATCCGCCGCCCTAGGGGCCTTCCTCGCCGGGATGGTGCTGGGCGAGAGCGACTTCCGGCACCACATGGAAAGCCACCTCAGGCCGTTTCGCGATGTGTTGTCGGGCGTGTTCTTCGTGACCATCGGCCTGCAACTGGACGGAGCACAGATTCTTTCGGCACCGCTGACGGTGTTGGCGTGGCTGGCAGTGCTGGTACCGGTCAAGATCGGGCTCAACACCCTGGCCTTGCGGGCGACGCGCCTGTCCGCCCTCGATGCCTGGCGCACGGGCATAGCGTTGGGGCATGGCGGCGAGTTCGCCCTGCTGTTGTTGGGCATGGTCTTGCAGCAGCATCTGATCCCCGCGACCGTCGTACAACCCATGCTGGTCGCGCTGGTGCTCAGCATGGCCTTGGCACCGCTGCTGATCCGCCATCACGATGTACTTGCCCGGTTCTTGAGCCGCACCGGCGGCGTCATTCAGCCACCCCAGGCTGAAGAAGTTGAGATCGCCGCGCAGACGGCGCGATATCGAGACCATGTCATCGTGTGCGGCGCGGGCGAGCTTGGCCTGACAGTCAGCGAGATTCTTCGCCACGCCGGCGTGGCGCATCTGTTGCTGGAGGCGGACGCGCAGAAGGTCGAGGCCGCGCGTGCCGCCGGCGCGCCGGTGTTCCATGGCGATGCCAGTCGGCCCGATACCTTGCTGGCTGCCGGCTTGACGCATGCGCACATGGTGGTGCTGACGTTCGCCCATGCCCAGCAAGCGTTGCGCATCGCCCAGGCGATTGCCGAGCGCCGTCCGGCGCTGACCTTGTGGGTGTCATGCAGAAGTACGACCGCGGCCGATGCATTTCGCGCCATGCCCAACGTGCGCGTGTACCAGCAATCCTTTGCCGCAGCTATTGGGCTGGCGGAACAGGTGATGTCGACGCTTGGCATGTCGACCGAGCTGATTGAAGGACACATCAGCGCAATGCGCCGCCGTCTCGACAGCAGCCGTTTTCCAGGGAGTTCATCGTCATGA
- the psiE-GI gene encoding heat resistance protein PsiE-GI, with amino-acid sequence MKSTRLNPLQVLRDQLAIMSFYERFEQVVALVLSAVIAVIIVVSLFQLISIVFTLLVLDPFNPLDHKVFQSVFGMIMTLLIAMEFKHSIVRVALRRDSIIQVKTVILIGLIALARKFVILDPEASPAKIAALAGATLALGATYWLLRERGDRAAATSEHDPSSSQ; translated from the coding sequence ATGAAATCAACACGCCTTAACCCACTTCAGGTCTTGCGCGACCAATTGGCCATCATGAGTTTTTACGAGCGCTTCGAGCAGGTCGTCGCGCTCGTGCTGTCGGCGGTGATTGCCGTCATCATCGTGGTGTCGCTGTTCCAGCTCATCTCCATCGTCTTCACGCTGCTGGTTCTCGATCCCTTCAATCCCCTGGATCACAAGGTATTCCAGAGTGTGTTCGGCATGATCATGACGCTCTTGATCGCGATGGAGTTCAAGCATTCCATCGTGCGCGTGGCGCTGCGTCGGGACAGCATCATCCAGGTCAAGACCGTGATACTCATCGGCCTGATCGCGCTGGCGCGCAAGTTCGTGATCCTTGACCCCGAGGCGAGCCCCGCAAAGATAGCCGCGCTGGCAGGCGCCACGCTGGCTCTGGGTGCGACCTACTGGCTGCTGCGCGAGCGCGGCGACCGCGCCGCCGCGACCTCTGAGCATGACCCGTCATCATCCCAGTGA
- the trx-GI gene encoding heat resistance system thioredoxin Trx-GI — MKNDLHLVCPHCQSINRVPTAKLSEHPNCGRCQQPLFTGEPIELTTATFSRHVERSDLPLLVDFWAPWCGPCKMMAPQFQQAARQLEPRVRLAKVNTEAEPHLAAQFGIRSIPTLALFQGGREIGRQAGALGAQDIVRWASAQVGR, encoded by the coding sequence ATGAAGAATGATCTTCACCTCGTCTGTCCGCATTGCCAGTCCATCAACCGCGTACCGACTGCGAAGCTATCGGAACATCCCAACTGCGGCCGCTGCCAGCAGCCCTTGTTCACGGGCGAACCCATCGAGTTGACCACGGCGACGTTCTCGCGCCACGTGGAGCGCAGCGATTTGCCGCTGTTGGTCGATTTCTGGGCACCTTGGTGCGGGCCGTGCAAGATGATGGCCCCGCAGTTCCAGCAAGCGGCGCGCCAGCTCGAACCCAGGGTCAGGCTGGCCAAGGTCAATACCGAGGCAGAACCCCACCTGGCCGCGCAGTTCGGCATCCGCAGCATTCCGACGCTCGCCCTGTTCCAGGGTGGGCGGGAGATCGGGCGTCAGGCCGGCGCCTTGGGCGCGCAGGACATCGTGCGCTGGGCATCTGCACAGGTGGGGCGCTGA
- the yfdX1 gene encoding heat resistance protein YfdX1: protein MNIKQPQSTFSALALAVVVGLSGPAQAQSAAGSSPGAAAPSAASKAAQPQVDDKAAREAEKKRAELTQDAITALTKTQEALTLLDAKKTKEALAALELASGKLELVLARDAKLALAPVHVRVITRDIHANVETVKKAVKLSRELLGDGEVQKARPIVANLASEIVIETDNLPMATYPAAIKSAARLIDSGKIDDAKAELARALNTLVVTSVAFPLPVLRAEAAMAKAEKLAETDKRDAKQNEELSTLLSSVRTEIEMAQILGYGKKADFKPIFDHVKSIEQKSAGGKSGKGWFDELKTRLQKLF from the coding sequence ATGAATATCAAACAGCCCCAATCAACCTTCTCCGCACTTGCCCTGGCGGTCGTCGTCGGACTGAGCGGACCGGCTCAGGCCCAATCGGCGGCAGGTTCTAGCCCAGGTGCTGCAGCACCCTCTGCCGCTTCCAAGGCGGCGCAGCCACAGGTAGATGACAAGGCCGCCCGGGAAGCCGAAAAAAAGCGTGCTGAGCTCACTCAGGACGCCATCACGGCGCTCACCAAGACCCAGGAGGCTTTGACACTTCTTGATGCAAAGAAGACCAAGGAGGCGCTCGCTGCGCTGGAACTGGCCAGCGGAAAGCTGGAACTGGTATTGGCACGCGACGCCAAACTTGCTTTGGCGCCGGTCCATGTACGCGTCATCACCCGCGATATCCACGCCAACGTGGAAACGGTGAAGAAAGCGGTCAAGTTGTCTCGGGAGTTGTTGGGTGATGGCGAGGTTCAAAAGGCCCGGCCCATCGTCGCCAATCTGGCCAGCGAAATCGTGATCGAAACCGACAACCTGCCGATGGCAACGTACCCGGCAGCGATCAAGTCGGCCGCACGGCTCATCGACAGCGGCAAGATCGACGACGCCAAGGCGGAACTCGCCCGAGCACTGAACACGCTGGTGGTGACCTCGGTCGCCTTTCCTCTGCCCGTGCTACGGGCTGAAGCCGCGATGGCAAAAGCTGAAAAGCTGGCCGAGACCGACAAGCGCGATGCCAAGCAGAACGAGGAGCTCAGCACCTTGCTGTCGTCCGTGCGCACGGAGATCGAGATGGCGCAGATCCTGGGTTATGGCAAGAAGGCGGATTTCAAACCCATCTTCGATCATGTGAAGTCCATTGAGCAAAAGTCGGCTGGTGGCAAAAGCGGCAAGGGATGGTTCGACGAGTTGAAGACGCGCCTCCAAAAGCTGTTTTGA